In one window of Porites lutea chromosome 8, jaPorLute2.1, whole genome shotgun sequence DNA:
- the LOC140947112 gene encoding extracellular sulfatase Sulf-1-like isoform X1, with product MTLNVIIFLAILMCDFTSGARKSMKYNFRRGNGSVRRPNIIFILLDDMDRELGSPDVMKKTQKILRQEGADFVNAFVTTPMCCPSRSSILTGKYAHNHYTFTNNLNCSSPSWRKGPERKSYARYLEQAGYVTGHFGKYLNEYDGSWVPVGWKRWEGLQFNSKFYNYVIRHNTYKERRKMSYEEDYFTDFITNRSISFIKRTRATRPESPFLAVISHAAPHGPETPAPQYSTAFPDAQAPRYPNWNFISLDKQWILRQKKPMDAQKTAFVDLLHRRRLQTLLSVDDSVARIFNTLQSLGVENETYIFLSSDHGYHLGQFGLVKGKSMPFESDIRVPFYVRGPTIPKNIRMKEMVLNIDIAPTFLDIAGVTVPKDMDGTSIMKLFRRKKEGRRSKRRMHVVWRDTILIERSRGWRRTKSMMNSGLPSKSKSEEKSLNKTETTKERKTKLLENICNSPKHQSPCKPRQLWECVTVGDRPRLRKCRKSGSIQATTTPTTRPTPSSAPTSPVKMCVCMKPRPGSQGDMSPYNNELLRNELDYLLTKQLRRRSKRSRYSYVSNRPRRSRSEFNARRYYKELARAQRLQNRRARQKMLHRTPITGTKSNANDSLMGPGVQEVVEAKLGKLKEKIWEVRMRLGALRDRRKKLLMISARDRMVEYACPCNPGNSTKPERVTEASVHSGEGDSDGDFDDDNDGDNDDEENNDDNDDNDPQESQISPLKRLPKATSRKAEVKQKTKKRKKVKTSLRRTFCSSPGLNCFYQTNDHWKFPPLWTGGDFCFCPNAANNSYWCLRTINSTHNFLYCEFITHFLEFFDLNQDPYQLYNVIDKVSPAVLSQLHEQLNRMRACRGGHQCNHYHGKKYAQINATSVPLTTPRLMSTSKETQAEITTMITDSESGVYNNRSIAVLGGITTTTMPSTTGTSAELSSTPLHSSSASEERRNLSEGIENTTESAETAESSKASPMTTLAPTEKEVGETMATGTVQKRLEGSGSYTRDDARVVTYIVTSKATESATSISSVNTVAPTEAEEQKPIPPKPTVIVKTTTPSSASPSTSEDTGKPSEVIAITPKLTDATSTSTNLSRNDSQFTTSAPTAKTESKVRKGTKNRKGKPIVKGGRKKDKNGKKEKPKGVKKSKKSKKKSSRKSKTLTPTGSSVFPDKATKLPTNSSNEFNENVRNESEHDTVTQVNIEKPSESVVTSTTSADDPPIVGANNSTRETSSTETTVSTLFPTSLVTLSNEQSTKNVVSKEYSTVKQPSKKSTKRRKKGEKDNSKKNKKLRKNIKKSGKELIMNTTTSSLGEGLKISVNQTAIKTESEGQRTESGKAEVDEGQSKSLTDNLKKRNRKPSGKRSNRNSKKRSRKPSKRPTPSPSSQGGVTGGGIESPSDP from the exons atgacgctgaaCGTTATCATTTTCCTGGCGATCCTGATGTGTGATTTTACATCAGGAGCACGCAAGTCCATGAAATACAATTTTCGAAGAGGGAATGGATCTGTTCGGCGACCCAATATCATCTTTATCCTTCTTGACGATATGGACCGCGAACTAGGATCTCCTGATGTAAtgaaaaaaacacagaaaatttTGCGTCAAGAAGGTGCGGATTTTGTGAACGCATTTGTCACAACGCCGATGTGCTGCCCTTCCCGTTCAAGTATTTTAACAGGAAAGTACGCGCATAATCATTACACCTTTACCAACAACTTAAACTGCTCGTCGCCGTCTTGGAGAAAGGGTCCAGAAAGGAAAAGTTACGCAAGATATTTGGAGCAAGCAGGTTATGTCACAG GTCACTTTGGAAAATATCTGAACGAGTACGATGGAAGCTGGGTCCCAGTCGGTTGGAAAAGATGGGAGGGATTACAGTTTAACTCAAAGTTTTACAACTACGTCATCAGACATAACACATACAAGGAACGGCGCAAGATGAGCTATGAAGAAGATTATTTCACAGATTTCATCACCAATCGCAGTATTTCGTTCATAAAACGCACAAGAGCCACCAGACCAGAGAGTCCATTTCTGGCGGTCATAAGTCACGCGGCACCTCATGGTCCCGAAACACCAGCACCACAGTATAGCACGGCGTTTCCCGATGCCCAAGCTCCAAG GTACCCTAACTggaattttatttcccttgacAAACAGTGGATCTTAAGACAAAAGAAGCCTATGGATGCGCAGAAAACTGCATTTGTTGACCTCTTACACCGTCGGCGCCTTCAAACGCTTCTATCTGTTGATGACTCCGTAGCGCGAATCTTCAACACTTTGCAGTCACTGGGAGTTGAAAATGAGActtacattttcctttcctcAGACCATGGTTATCATCTCGGGCAGTTTGGTTTGGTCAAAGGCAAGTCTATGCCATTTGAAAGCGATATTCGGGTGCCATTTTATGTTAGAGGGCCGACTATTCCTAAAAATATCAG GATGAAAGAGATGGTGTTGAATATCGACATAGCACCAACATTTCTGGACATTGCCGGCGTGACGGTTCCAAAAGACATGGACGGTACTTCTATTATGAAACTTttcagaaggaaaaaagaaggaagaCGATCGAAGAG gcGTATGCACGTGGTTTGGAGGGACACCATCCTCATTGAGAGGTCACGTGG CTGGAGAAGAACAAAAAGCATGATGAATAGTGGTTTGCCCAGCAAGTCAAAGTCTGAAGAAAAGTCCCTTAACAAGACTGAGACAACCAAAGAGCGTAAGACGAAACTTCTAGAAAATATCTGCAACAGTCCTAAACACCAATCGCCTTGCAAACCCAGGCAGCTGTGGGAATGCGTGACAGTGGGTGACAGACCTAGACTGAGGAAATGTAGAAAATCTGGCTCGATACAAGCAACGACGACCCCAACGACCCGACCCACACCATCGTCAGCTCCCACCTCCCCTGTCAAGATGTGTGTATGTATGAAACCGAGGCCAGGATCTCAAGGGGACATGTCTCCTTATAACA ATGAACTGCTTAGAAATGAACTGGATTACTTGTTAACAAAGCAGCTCAGACGGCGATCAAAAAGATCTCGTTATTCCTATGTTAGCAACAGGCCACGGAGGAGTAGAAGTGAATTTAATGCACGGAGATACTACAAGGAGCTGGCGAGAGCACAAAGACTTCAAAATCGTCGCGCCAGGCAAAAAATGCTCCACAGAACTCCAATCACAG GTACAAAATCGAACGCAAACGATTCCCTTATGGGCCCTGGCGTACAAGAAGTCGTCGAAGCAAAACTTGGAAAgctaaaagagaaaatttgggaaGTTAGAATGCGACTGGGGGCTTTACGCGACAGGAGAAAAAAACTTCTAATGATAAGCGCCCGCGATCGAATGGTCGAGTATGCTTGTCCTTGTAACCCTGGCAACAGCACTAAACCTGAGAGGGTTACCGAGGCCAGCGTTCACAGTGGAGAAGGGGATAGTGATGGAGattttgatgatgataatgacggtgataatgatgatgaagaaaataatgatgataatgacgataATGATCCTCAAG AGTCGCAGATATCACCATTAAAACGACTACCCAAAGCAACGTCACGCAAAGCGGAAGTAAAACAGAaaacgaagaagagaaaaaaagtgaaGACAAGTCTTAGACGTACTTTCTGTAGCAGCCCTGGATTGAACTGCTTTTATCAAACAAATGATCATTGGAAGTTTCCACCGCTGTGGACAG GAGGAGACTTTTGCTTCTGTCCCAACGCTGCAAACAACTCGTACTGGTGCCTGCGAACAATAAATTCCACCCACAATTTTCTCTACTGTGAGTTTATTACTCACTTTCTCGAATTCTTTGACCTCAATCAAGACCCATATCAG CTGTATAATGTCATTGATAAAGTGAGCCCTGCTGTTCTTTCCCAACTTCATGAACAGCTTAACAGAATGAGAGCATGTAGAGGAGGGCATCAATGCAACCATTACCATGGGAAGAAATATGCCCAAATTAATGCCACTTCCGTGCCATTAACAACCCCTAGGTTGATGAGTACATCGAAAGAAACACAAGCAGAAATCACAACTATGATAACAGACAGCGAATCTGGTGTTTATAATAATAGAAGTATTGCTGTCTTGGGCGGCATTACTACTACCACAATGCCGTCAACAACTGGGACATCTGCTGAACTTTCATCTACACCTTTGCATTCTAGTAGTGCTTCGGAAGAACGTCGAAATCTTTCAGAAGGAATCGAGAATACTACTGAAAGCGCGGAAACTGCAGAATCTTCAAAGGCTTCGCCTATGACAACATTGGCACCAACAGAAAAAGAGGTTGGAGAAACAATGGCAACAGGGACAGTTCAAAAGCGACTGGAAGGCTCTGGAAGTTATACTCGTGATGATGCAAGAGTAGTGACTTACATTGTTACTTCGAAAGCTACAGAGTCTGCGACAAGTATTTCTTCTGTGAATACTGTCGCGCCCACGGAAGCTGAAGAACAGaagccaatacctcccaagccAACTGTTATCGTCAAAACAACTACGCCAAGCTCAGCGAGCCCTTCTACATCAGAAGATACTGGAAAGCCTTCAGAAGTTATCGCCATTACTCCGAAACTAACCGATGCCACTTCGACATCAACGAACTTATCGCGGAATGATTCACAGTTTACAACTTCAGCTCCTACAGCAAAGACagagtcaaaagttagaaagGGAACCAAAAACCGTAAAGGAAAACCTATTGTAAAAGGAGGgagaaaaaaggacaaaaatggcaagaaagaaaaaccgaAAGGGGTGAAAAAGTCTAAGAAATCTAAAAAGAAATCGTCCAGAAAATCGAAAACTTTGACGCCAACTGGCAGTTCAGTTTTTCCAGACAAAGCAACAAAACTGCCCACCAACAGTTCAAATGAATTCAACGAAAACGTGCGCAATGAGTCTGAACATGATACAGTAACTCAAGTAAATATCGAGAAACCTTCGGAAAGTGTAGTAACGTCGACGACAAGCGCCGATGATCCGCCGATTGTGGGCGCGAATAATTCGACGCGCGAAACAAGTTCTACGGAGACAACTGTTTCAACGTTATTTCCAACGTCATTGGTGACACTCTCAAACGAACAAAGCACAAAGAACGTTGTTTCGAAAGAATATTCTACGGTCAAACAACCAAGTAAAAAATCAACGAAGCGAcggaaaaaaggagaaaaggataactccaaaaagaacaaaaaattgagaaaaaacaTCAAGAAGTCTGGGAAAGAATTGATAATGAATACGACTACTAGCTCCTTGGGTGAGGGCCTCAAAATTTCTGTTAACCAAACAGCAATCAAAACAGAATCGGAAGGCCAGAGAACTGAATCGGGAAAGGCCGAAGTCGACGAAGGGCAAAGTAAATCACTGACCGAcaatttaaaaaagagaaacagaaaGCCATCGGGGAAAAGATCAAATCGAAATTCCAAGAAACGATCTCGGAAACCTTCCAAGCGTCCGACACCATCTCCCAGTAGTCAGGGAGGGGTGACTGGTGGCGGAATTGAGTCTCCATCCGATCCTTGA
- the LOC140947112 gene encoding extracellular sulfatase Sulf-1-like isoform X2 — protein MSYEEDYFTDFITNRSISFIKRTRATRPESPFLAVISHAAPHGPETPAPQYSTAFPDAQAPRYPNWNFISLDKQWILRQKKPMDAQKTAFVDLLHRRRLQTLLSVDDSVARIFNTLQSLGVENETYIFLSSDHGYHLGQFGLVKGKSMPFESDIRVPFYVRGPTIPKNIRMKEMVLNIDIAPTFLDIAGVTVPKDMDGTSIMKLFRRKKEGRRSKRRMHVVWRDTILIERSRGWRRTKSMMNSGLPSKSKSEEKSLNKTETTKERKTKLLENICNSPKHQSPCKPRQLWECVTVGDRPRLRKCRKSGSIQATTTPTTRPTPSSAPTSPVKMCVCMKPRPGSQGDMSPYNNELLRNELDYLLTKQLRRRSKRSRYSYVSNRPRRSRSEFNARRYYKELARAQRLQNRRARQKMLHRTPITGTKSNANDSLMGPGVQEVVEAKLGKLKEKIWEVRMRLGALRDRRKKLLMISARDRMVEYACPCNPGNSTKPERVTEASVHSGEGDSDGDFDDDNDGDNDDEENNDDNDDNDPQESQISPLKRLPKATSRKAEVKQKTKKRKKVKTSLRRTFCSSPGLNCFYQTNDHWKFPPLWTGGDFCFCPNAANNSYWCLRTINSTHNFLYCEFITHFLEFFDLNQDPYQLYNVIDKVSPAVLSQLHEQLNRMRACRGGHQCNHYHGKKYAQINATSVPLTTPRLMSTSKETQAEITTMITDSESGVYNNRSIAVLGGITTTTMPSTTGTSAELSSTPLHSSSASEERRNLSEGIENTTESAETAESSKASPMTTLAPTEKEVGETMATGTVQKRLEGSGSYTRDDARVVTYIVTSKATESATSISSVNTVAPTEAEEQKPIPPKPTVIVKTTTPSSASPSTSEDTGKPSEVIAITPKLTDATSTSTNLSRNDSQFTTSAPTAKTESKVRKGTKNRKGKPIVKGGRKKDKNGKKEKPKGVKKSKKSKKKSSRKSKTLTPTGSSVFPDKATKLPTNSSNEFNENVRNESEHDTVTQVNIEKPSESVVTSTTSADDPPIVGANNSTRETSSTETTVSTLFPTSLVTLSNEQSTKNVVSKEYSTVKQPSKKSTKRRKKGEKDNSKKNKKLRKNIKKSGKELIMNTTTSSLGEGLKISVNQTAIKTESEGQRTESGKAEVDEGQSKSLTDNLKKRNRKPSGKRSNRNSKKRSRKPSKRPTPSPSSQGGVTGGGIESPSDP, from the exons ATGAGCTATGAAGAAGATTATTTCACAGATTTCATCACCAATCGCAGTATTTCGTTCATAAAACGCACAAGAGCCACCAGACCAGAGAGTCCATTTCTGGCGGTCATAAGTCACGCGGCACCTCATGGTCCCGAAACACCAGCACCACAGTATAGCACGGCGTTTCCCGATGCCCAAGCTCCAAG GTACCCTAACTggaattttatttcccttgacAAACAGTGGATCTTAAGACAAAAGAAGCCTATGGATGCGCAGAAAACTGCATTTGTTGACCTCTTACACCGTCGGCGCCTTCAAACGCTTCTATCTGTTGATGACTCCGTAGCGCGAATCTTCAACACTTTGCAGTCACTGGGAGTTGAAAATGAGActtacattttcctttcctcAGACCATGGTTATCATCTCGGGCAGTTTGGTTTGGTCAAAGGCAAGTCTATGCCATTTGAAAGCGATATTCGGGTGCCATTTTATGTTAGAGGGCCGACTATTCCTAAAAATATCAG GATGAAAGAGATGGTGTTGAATATCGACATAGCACCAACATTTCTGGACATTGCCGGCGTGACGGTTCCAAAAGACATGGACGGTACTTCTATTATGAAACTTttcagaaggaaaaaagaaggaagaCGATCGAAGAG gcGTATGCACGTGGTTTGGAGGGACACCATCCTCATTGAGAGGTCACGTGG CTGGAGAAGAACAAAAAGCATGATGAATAGTGGTTTGCCCAGCAAGTCAAAGTCTGAAGAAAAGTCCCTTAACAAGACTGAGACAACCAAAGAGCGTAAGACGAAACTTCTAGAAAATATCTGCAACAGTCCTAAACACCAATCGCCTTGCAAACCCAGGCAGCTGTGGGAATGCGTGACAGTGGGTGACAGACCTAGACTGAGGAAATGTAGAAAATCTGGCTCGATACAAGCAACGACGACCCCAACGACCCGACCCACACCATCGTCAGCTCCCACCTCCCCTGTCAAGATGTGTGTATGTATGAAACCGAGGCCAGGATCTCAAGGGGACATGTCTCCTTATAACA ATGAACTGCTTAGAAATGAACTGGATTACTTGTTAACAAAGCAGCTCAGACGGCGATCAAAAAGATCTCGTTATTCCTATGTTAGCAACAGGCCACGGAGGAGTAGAAGTGAATTTAATGCACGGAGATACTACAAGGAGCTGGCGAGAGCACAAAGACTTCAAAATCGTCGCGCCAGGCAAAAAATGCTCCACAGAACTCCAATCACAG GTACAAAATCGAACGCAAACGATTCCCTTATGGGCCCTGGCGTACAAGAAGTCGTCGAAGCAAAACTTGGAAAgctaaaagagaaaatttgggaaGTTAGAATGCGACTGGGGGCTTTACGCGACAGGAGAAAAAAACTTCTAATGATAAGCGCCCGCGATCGAATGGTCGAGTATGCTTGTCCTTGTAACCCTGGCAACAGCACTAAACCTGAGAGGGTTACCGAGGCCAGCGTTCACAGTGGAGAAGGGGATAGTGATGGAGattttgatgatgataatgacggtgataatgatgatgaagaaaataatgatgataatgacgataATGATCCTCAAG AGTCGCAGATATCACCATTAAAACGACTACCCAAAGCAACGTCACGCAAAGCGGAAGTAAAACAGAaaacgaagaagagaaaaaaagtgaaGACAAGTCTTAGACGTACTTTCTGTAGCAGCCCTGGATTGAACTGCTTTTATCAAACAAATGATCATTGGAAGTTTCCACCGCTGTGGACAG GAGGAGACTTTTGCTTCTGTCCCAACGCTGCAAACAACTCGTACTGGTGCCTGCGAACAATAAATTCCACCCACAATTTTCTCTACTGTGAGTTTATTACTCACTTTCTCGAATTCTTTGACCTCAATCAAGACCCATATCAG CTGTATAATGTCATTGATAAAGTGAGCCCTGCTGTTCTTTCCCAACTTCATGAACAGCTTAACAGAATGAGAGCATGTAGAGGAGGGCATCAATGCAACCATTACCATGGGAAGAAATATGCCCAAATTAATGCCACTTCCGTGCCATTAACAACCCCTAGGTTGATGAGTACATCGAAAGAAACACAAGCAGAAATCACAACTATGATAACAGACAGCGAATCTGGTGTTTATAATAATAGAAGTATTGCTGTCTTGGGCGGCATTACTACTACCACAATGCCGTCAACAACTGGGACATCTGCTGAACTTTCATCTACACCTTTGCATTCTAGTAGTGCTTCGGAAGAACGTCGAAATCTTTCAGAAGGAATCGAGAATACTACTGAAAGCGCGGAAACTGCAGAATCTTCAAAGGCTTCGCCTATGACAACATTGGCACCAACAGAAAAAGAGGTTGGAGAAACAATGGCAACAGGGACAGTTCAAAAGCGACTGGAAGGCTCTGGAAGTTATACTCGTGATGATGCAAGAGTAGTGACTTACATTGTTACTTCGAAAGCTACAGAGTCTGCGACAAGTATTTCTTCTGTGAATACTGTCGCGCCCACGGAAGCTGAAGAACAGaagccaatacctcccaagccAACTGTTATCGTCAAAACAACTACGCCAAGCTCAGCGAGCCCTTCTACATCAGAAGATACTGGAAAGCCTTCAGAAGTTATCGCCATTACTCCGAAACTAACCGATGCCACTTCGACATCAACGAACTTATCGCGGAATGATTCACAGTTTACAACTTCAGCTCCTACAGCAAAGACagagtcaaaagttagaaagGGAACCAAAAACCGTAAAGGAAAACCTATTGTAAAAGGAGGgagaaaaaaggacaaaaatggcaagaaagaaaaaccgaAAGGGGTGAAAAAGTCTAAGAAATCTAAAAAGAAATCGTCCAGAAAATCGAAAACTTTGACGCCAACTGGCAGTTCAGTTTTTCCAGACAAAGCAACAAAACTGCCCACCAACAGTTCAAATGAATTCAACGAAAACGTGCGCAATGAGTCTGAACATGATACAGTAACTCAAGTAAATATCGAGAAACCTTCGGAAAGTGTAGTAACGTCGACGACAAGCGCCGATGATCCGCCGATTGTGGGCGCGAATAATTCGACGCGCGAAACAAGTTCTACGGAGACAACTGTTTCAACGTTATTTCCAACGTCATTGGTGACACTCTCAAACGAACAAAGCACAAAGAACGTTGTTTCGAAAGAATATTCTACGGTCAAACAACCAAGTAAAAAATCAACGAAGCGAcggaaaaaaggagaaaaggataactccaaaaagaacaaaaaattgagaaaaaacaTCAAGAAGTCTGGGAAAGAATTGATAATGAATACGACTACTAGCTCCTTGGGTGAGGGCCTCAAAATTTCTGTTAACCAAACAGCAATCAAAACAGAATCGGAAGGCCAGAGAACTGAATCGGGAAAGGCCGAAGTCGACGAAGGGCAAAGTAAATCACTGACCGAcaatttaaaaaagagaaacagaaaGCCATCGGGGAAAAGATCAAATCGAAATTCCAAGAAACGATCTCGGAAACCTTCCAAGCGTCCGACACCATCTCCCAGTAGTCAGGGAGGGGTGACTGGTGGCGGAATTGAGTCTCCATCCGATCCTTGA